A single region of the Gasterosteus aculeatus chromosome 1, fGasAcu3.hap1.1, whole genome shotgun sequence genome encodes:
- the zdbf2 gene encoding DBF4-type zinc finger-containing protein 2 isoform X4, which translates to MSERDEGDQKENSTSRMCGECQPGPSGCEPSRQGYCGYCRVLYNNLHQHLSSLRHLDSVRASPRGSSTVSSSISSTSKLTLLERFLQDVLQHHPHRYNDPRPSHADLPPVCTPFFPRTELNELGFCDDDRRSLGTCEHLSSSDNAANQPVNQKEDNRTQSQLFTGFGSQQALSGPIREQEDRDILTAGNIMSSQVHTPPPHHQAPSPVHRKAHRKTNRRKTTGTTSVPRPDTGRGVNPGSRSSFPWQREGREAFSLGRTMEEEKSESFEFSLPVSMETQSEDWDTPVQREPIRDAPIQVSTARGHDLSGLMDVEVALEDQVYSCQLDSALHSERRSSGRAQMDLGFWTLPIEEVLPAPEHIPESFKGKTWTQIEQEDEGRVDKLVRQFRRGQFICYFDTESLAMYGRRGENKEEEPTNSILPLLDCNDNASPYVRRRKGRAFRVASRCQVVKISHSTQTIRFVVPTLPEPASETLAPSVPTAHQEAAERTPEGQTWRCLPPSYLGIVTPLQPRTSLVYLICSPSGSTPSYNPAIGYALKRCRKKRRPLDAQGLKVKYKQFPIRLYDPTSNRILKNHPKGFVPYTSPPRCVRHLFRSLSLDLNADRPLGWGGIGSFRIKGQRSLNKPLGQGKGTKDTVGRRGRTAQTPPTFPHSRGGRRDRRRPSSIKKRTRDKAPAHTAQERRPTPSRTRQ; encoded by the exons ATGTCAGAGCGTGATGAAG GTGACCAAAAGGAGAATTCCACTAGCAG GATGTGTGGGGAGTGTCAGCCAGGACCGTCTGGGTGTGAGCCGAGCAGACAGGGTTACTGTGGATACTGCAGAGTCCTCTACAACAACCTGCACCAG CACCTGTCCAGTCTCAGACACCTGGATTCTGTCCGTGCATCGCCCCGAGGCTCCAGCACTGTCTCCTCTTCCATCAGCAGCACAAGCAAACTAACTCTGCTGGAACGCTTCCTGCAGGATGTGCTGCAACACCACCCGCATCGCTACAACGACCCCAG ACCATCTCATGCTGACCTCCCGCCAGTCTGTACCCCTTTTTTTCCAAGGACAGAACTTAATGAACTCGGTTTCTGTGACGATGACAGGCGGTCGCTGGGGACCTGTGAACATCTGTCCAGTTCTGACAACGCCGCCAACCAACCGGTCAATCAGAAGGAAGACAACCGCACACAGAGTCAATTATTCACAGGGTTTGGGAGTCAGCAGGCGCTGTCTGGGCCAATCAGAGAGCAAGAAGACAGAGACATCCTCACCGCAGGGAACATAATGTCGTCGCAAGTACACACCCCGCCCCCACACCATCAGGCCCCGTCACCTGTTCACAGGAAGGCCCACAGGAAGACCAACAGGAGGAAAACCACCGGCACCACCTCAGTACCGCGTCCAGACACTGGTCGCGGAGTAAACCCCGGTTCCCGGTCCTCCTTCCCCtggcagagggagggaagggaggcatTTTCCTTGGGTCGGACCATGGAggag GAGAAGTCAGAGAGCTTCGAGTTCAGCCTTcccgtctccatggaaacacaaAGTGAGGACTGGGACACACCTGTGCAG AGAGAACCAATACGGGACGCACCTATCCAGGTGAGCACTGCACGGGGGCACGACCTGAGCGGTCTGATGGACGTGGAGGTGGCCCTGGAAGACCAGGTTTACTCCTGCCAGCTAGACTCAGCCCTCCACAGTGAGCGACGGTCAAGCGGCAGGGCCCAGATGGACTTGGGCTTCTGGACTTTGCCGATAGAGGAGGTCTTACCGGCTCCGGAACATATCCCAGAATCTTTCAAGGGGAAGACCTGGACCCAGATTGAACAGGAGGACGAGGGAAGAGTTGACAAGCTGGTCCGACAGTTCAGACGGGGGCAATTCATCTGCTACTTTGACACAGAGTCTCTGGCCAT GTACGGGAGGAGGGGTGAAaacaaggaggaggagccaaCCAATAGTATCCTGCCGTTATTAGACTGCAATGACAATGCCTCACCGTACGTTAGGAGGAGAAAGGGGCGGGCATTCAGAGTAGCGTCCAGGTGTCAG GTTGTCAAAATCAGCCACAGCACTCAGACGATACGATTCGTCGTCCCAACCCTCCCTGAACCAGCTTCGGAGACCCTGGCCCCTAGCGTCCCTACAGCCCATcaggaagcagcagagaggactCCCGAGGGGCAGACATGGCGCTGCCTTCCGCCATCATACTTGGGTATCGTCACACCTCTGCAGCCTCGCACCTCTCTGGTCTACCTGATCTGCTCCCCCTCAGGCTCCACCCCCTCCTACAACCCTGCAATAGGCTATGCCCTCAAACGATGTAGGAAGAAGAGGCGTCCCTTAGACGCTCAAGGGTTAAAGGTCAAATACAAACAGTTTCCTATCAGGTTGTACGACCCCACCAGCAATCGCATCCTGAAAAATCACCCGAAAGGCTTTGTTCCTTACACCTCCCCCCCACGGTGCGTCCGTCACCTTTTCAGAAGTCTTAGTCTAGACCTGAACGCCGACAGGCCGCTTGGTTGGGGGGGCATAGGGTCCTTCAGgatcaaaggtcagaggtcattaaaCAAGCCCTTAGGCCAAGGCAAAGGTACTAAGGACACAGtcgggaggcgggggaggacaGCTCAAACCCCGCCCACTTTTCCTCAtagcaggggggggaggagggataGGAGACGTCCCTCCTCCATAAAGAAGAGAACCAGGGATAAGGCCCCCGCACACACAGCCCAGGAGAGAAGGCCTACGCCGAGCAGGACCCGGCAGTAA
- the zdbf2 gene encoding DBF4-type zinc finger-containing protein 2 isoform X1: MSERDEGDQKENSTSRMCGECQPGPSGCEPSRQGYCGYCRVLYNNLHQHLSSLRHLDSVRASPRGSSTVSSSISSTSKLTLLERFLQDVLQHHPHRYNDPRPSHADLPPVCTPFFPRTELNELGFCDDDRRSLGTCEHLSSSDNAANQPVNQKEDNRTQSQLFTGFGSQQALSGPIREQEDRDILTAGNIMSSQVHTPPPHHQAPSPVHRKAHRKTNRRKTTGTTSVPRPDTGRGVNPGSRSSFPWQREGREAFSLGRTMEEVIQVCCHGVGSILYQQEKSESFEFSLPVSMETQSEDWDTPVQREPIRDAPIQVSTARGHDLSGLMDVEVALEDQVYSCQLDSALHSERRSSGRAQMDLGFWTLPIEEVLPAPEHIPESFKGKTWTQIEQEDEGRVDKLVRQFRRGQFICYFDTESLAMYGRRGENKEEEPTNSILPLLDCNDNASPYVRRRKGRAFRVASRCQVVKISHSTQTIRFVVPTLPEPASETLAPSVPTAHQEAAERTPEGQTWRCLPPSYLGIVTPLQPRTSLVYLICSPSGSTPSYNPAIGYALKRCRKKRRPLDAQGLKVKYKQFPIRLYDPTSNRILKNHPKGFVPYTSPPRCVRHLFRSLSLDLNADRPLGWGGIGSFRIKGQRSLNKPLGQGKGTKDTVGRRGRTAQTPPTFPHSRGGRRDRRRPSSIKKRTRDKAPAHTAQERRPTPSRTRQ; this comes from the exons ATGTCAGAGCGTGATGAAG GTGACCAAAAGGAGAATTCCACTAGCAG GATGTGTGGGGAGTGTCAGCCAGGACCGTCTGGGTGTGAGCCGAGCAGACAGGGTTACTGTGGATACTGCAGAGTCCTCTACAACAACCTGCACCAG CACCTGTCCAGTCTCAGACACCTGGATTCTGTCCGTGCATCGCCCCGAGGCTCCAGCACTGTCTCCTCTTCCATCAGCAGCACAAGCAAACTAACTCTGCTGGAACGCTTCCTGCAGGATGTGCTGCAACACCACCCGCATCGCTACAACGACCCCAG ACCATCTCATGCTGACCTCCCGCCAGTCTGTACCCCTTTTTTTCCAAGGACAGAACTTAATGAACTCGGTTTCTGTGACGATGACAGGCGGTCGCTGGGGACCTGTGAACATCTGTCCAGTTCTGACAACGCCGCCAACCAACCGGTCAATCAGAAGGAAGACAACCGCACACAGAGTCAATTATTCACAGGGTTTGGGAGTCAGCAGGCGCTGTCTGGGCCAATCAGAGAGCAAGAAGACAGAGACATCCTCACCGCAGGGAACATAATGTCGTCGCAAGTACACACCCCGCCCCCACACCATCAGGCCCCGTCACCTGTTCACAGGAAGGCCCACAGGAAGACCAACAGGAGGAAAACCACCGGCACCACCTCAGTACCGCGTCCAGACACTGGTCGCGGAGTAAACCCCGGTTCCCGGTCCTCCTTCCCCtggcagagggagggaagggaggcatTTTCCTTGGGTCGGACCATGGAggag GTGATCCAGGTCTGTTGCCATGGTGTCGGTTCCATTCTCTACCAGCAGGAGAAGTCAGAGAGCTTCGAGTTCAGCCTTcccgtctccatggaaacacaaAGTGAGGACTGGGACACACCTGTGCAG AGAGAACCAATACGGGACGCACCTATCCAGGTGAGCACTGCACGGGGGCACGACCTGAGCGGTCTGATGGACGTGGAGGTGGCCCTGGAAGACCAGGTTTACTCCTGCCAGCTAGACTCAGCCCTCCACAGTGAGCGACGGTCAAGCGGCAGGGCCCAGATGGACTTGGGCTTCTGGACTTTGCCGATAGAGGAGGTCTTACCGGCTCCGGAACATATCCCAGAATCTTTCAAGGGGAAGACCTGGACCCAGATTGAACAGGAGGACGAGGGAAGAGTTGACAAGCTGGTCCGACAGTTCAGACGGGGGCAATTCATCTGCTACTTTGACACAGAGTCTCTGGCCAT GTACGGGAGGAGGGGTGAAaacaaggaggaggagccaaCCAATAGTATCCTGCCGTTATTAGACTGCAATGACAATGCCTCACCGTACGTTAGGAGGAGAAAGGGGCGGGCATTCAGAGTAGCGTCCAGGTGTCAG GTTGTCAAAATCAGCCACAGCACTCAGACGATACGATTCGTCGTCCCAACCCTCCCTGAACCAGCTTCGGAGACCCTGGCCCCTAGCGTCCCTACAGCCCATcaggaagcagcagagaggactCCCGAGGGGCAGACATGGCGCTGCCTTCCGCCATCATACTTGGGTATCGTCACACCTCTGCAGCCTCGCACCTCTCTGGTCTACCTGATCTGCTCCCCCTCAGGCTCCACCCCCTCCTACAACCCTGCAATAGGCTATGCCCTCAAACGATGTAGGAAGAAGAGGCGTCCCTTAGACGCTCAAGGGTTAAAGGTCAAATACAAACAGTTTCCTATCAGGTTGTACGACCCCACCAGCAATCGCATCCTGAAAAATCACCCGAAAGGCTTTGTTCCTTACACCTCCCCCCCACGGTGCGTCCGTCACCTTTTCAGAAGTCTTAGTCTAGACCTGAACGCCGACAGGCCGCTTGGTTGGGGGGGCATAGGGTCCTTCAGgatcaaaggtcagaggtcattaaaCAAGCCCTTAGGCCAAGGCAAAGGTACTAAGGACACAGtcgggaggcgggggaggacaGCTCAAACCCCGCCCACTTTTCCTCAtagcaggggggggaggagggataGGAGACGTCCCTCCTCCATAAAGAAGAGAACCAGGGATAAGGCCCCCGCACACACAGCCCAGGAGAGAAGGCCTACGCCGAGCAGGACCCGGCAGTAA
- the zdbf2 gene encoding DBF4-type zinc finger-containing protein 2 isoform X8 has translation MSERDEGDQKENSTSRMCGECQPGPSGCEPSRQGYCGYCRVLYNNLHQHLSSLRHLDSVRASPRGSSTVSSSISSTSKLTLLERFLQDVLQHHPHRYNDPRRSLGTCEHLSSSDNAANQPVNQKEDNRTQSQLFTGFGSQQALSGPIREQEDRDILTAGNIMSSQVHTPPPHHQAPSPVHRKAHRKTNRRKTTGTTSVPRPDTGRGVNPGSRSSFPWQREGREAFSLGRTMEEQEKSESFEFSLPVSMETQSEDWDTPVQREPIRDAPIQVSTARGHDLSGLMDVEVALEDQVYSCQLDSALHSERRSSGRAQMDLGFWTLPIEEVLPAPEHIPESFKGKTWTQIEQEDEGRVDKLVRQFRRGQFICYFDTESLAMYGRRGENKEEEPTNSILPLLDCNDNASPYVRRRKGRAFRVASRCQVVKISHSTQTIRFVVPTLPEPASETLAPSVPTAHQEAAERTPEGQTWRCLPPSYLGIVTPLQPRTSLVYLICSPSGSTPSYNPAIGYALKRCRKKRRPLDAQGLKVKYKQFPIRLYDPTSNRILKNHPKGFVPYTSPPRCVRHLFRSLSLDLNADRPLGWGGIGSFRIKGQRSLNKPLGQGKGTKDTVGRRGRTAQTPPTFPHSRGGRRDRRRPSSIKKRTRDKAPAHTAQERRPTPSRTRQ, from the exons ATGTCAGAGCGTGATGAAG GTGACCAAAAGGAGAATTCCACTAGCAG GATGTGTGGGGAGTGTCAGCCAGGACCGTCTGGGTGTGAGCCGAGCAGACAGGGTTACTGTGGATACTGCAGAGTCCTCTACAACAACCTGCACCAG CACCTGTCCAGTCTCAGACACCTGGATTCTGTCCGTGCATCGCCCCGAGGCTCCAGCACTGTCTCCTCTTCCATCAGCAGCACAAGCAAACTAACTCTGCTGGAACGCTTCCTGCAGGATGTGCTGCAACACCACCCGCATCGCTACAACGACCCCAG GCGGTCGCTGGGGACCTGTGAACATCTGTCCAGTTCTGACAACGCCGCCAACCAACCGGTCAATCAGAAGGAAGACAACCGCACACAGAGTCAATTATTCACAGGGTTTGGGAGTCAGCAGGCGCTGTCTGGGCCAATCAGAGAGCAAGAAGACAGAGACATCCTCACCGCAGGGAACATAATGTCGTCGCAAGTACACACCCCGCCCCCACACCATCAGGCCCCGTCACCTGTTCACAGGAAGGCCCACAGGAAGACCAACAGGAGGAAAACCACCGGCACCACCTCAGTACCGCGTCCAGACACTGGTCGCGGAGTAAACCCCGGTTCCCGGTCCTCCTTCCCCtggcagagggagggaagggaggcatTTTCCTTGGGTCGGACCATGGAggag CAGGAGAAGTCAGAGAGCTTCGAGTTCAGCCTTcccgtctccatggaaacacaaAGTGAGGACTGGGACACACCTGTGCAG AGAGAACCAATACGGGACGCACCTATCCAGGTGAGCACTGCACGGGGGCACGACCTGAGCGGTCTGATGGACGTGGAGGTGGCCCTGGAAGACCAGGTTTACTCCTGCCAGCTAGACTCAGCCCTCCACAGTGAGCGACGGTCAAGCGGCAGGGCCCAGATGGACTTGGGCTTCTGGACTTTGCCGATAGAGGAGGTCTTACCGGCTCCGGAACATATCCCAGAATCTTTCAAGGGGAAGACCTGGACCCAGATTGAACAGGAGGACGAGGGAAGAGTTGACAAGCTGGTCCGACAGTTCAGACGGGGGCAATTCATCTGCTACTTTGACACAGAGTCTCTGGCCAT GTACGGGAGGAGGGGTGAAaacaaggaggaggagccaaCCAATAGTATCCTGCCGTTATTAGACTGCAATGACAATGCCTCACCGTACGTTAGGAGGAGAAAGGGGCGGGCATTCAGAGTAGCGTCCAGGTGTCAG GTTGTCAAAATCAGCCACAGCACTCAGACGATACGATTCGTCGTCCCAACCCTCCCTGAACCAGCTTCGGAGACCCTGGCCCCTAGCGTCCCTACAGCCCATcaggaagcagcagagaggactCCCGAGGGGCAGACATGGCGCTGCCTTCCGCCATCATACTTGGGTATCGTCACACCTCTGCAGCCTCGCACCTCTCTGGTCTACCTGATCTGCTCCCCCTCAGGCTCCACCCCCTCCTACAACCCTGCAATAGGCTATGCCCTCAAACGATGTAGGAAGAAGAGGCGTCCCTTAGACGCTCAAGGGTTAAAGGTCAAATACAAACAGTTTCCTATCAGGTTGTACGACCCCACCAGCAATCGCATCCTGAAAAATCACCCGAAAGGCTTTGTTCCTTACACCTCCCCCCCACGGTGCGTCCGTCACCTTTTCAGAAGTCTTAGTCTAGACCTGAACGCCGACAGGCCGCTTGGTTGGGGGGGCATAGGGTCCTTCAGgatcaaaggtcagaggtcattaaaCAAGCCCTTAGGCCAAGGCAAAGGTACTAAGGACACAGtcgggaggcgggggaggacaGCTCAAACCCCGCCCACTTTTCCTCAtagcaggggggggaggagggataGGAGACGTCCCTCCTCCATAAAGAAGAGAACCAGGGATAAGGCCCCCGCACACACAGCCCAGGAGAGAAGGCCTACGCCGAGCAGGACCCGGCAGTAA
- the zdbf2 gene encoding DBF4-type zinc finger-containing protein 2 isoform X2 produces the protein MSERDEGDQKENSTSRMCGECQPGPSGCEPSRQGYCGYCRVLYNNLHQHLSSLRHLDSVRASPRGSSTVSSSISSTSKLTLLERFLQDVLQHHPHRYNDPRPSHADLPPVCTPFFPRTELNELGFCDDDRRSLGTCEHLSSSDNAANQPVNQKEDNRTQSQLFTGFGSQQALSGPIREQEDRDILTAGNIMSSQVHTPPPHHQAPSPVHRKAHRKTNRRKTTGTTSVPRPDTGRGVNPGSRSSFPWQREGREAFSLGRTMEEQEKSESFEFSLPVSMETQSEDWDTPVQREPIRDAPIQVSTARGHDLSGLMDVEVALEDQVYSCQLDSALHSERRSSGRAQMDLGFWTLPIEEVLPAPEHIPESFKGKTWTQIEQEDEGRVDKLVRQFRRGQFICYFDTESLAMYGRRGENKEEEPTNSILPLLDCNDNASPYVRRRKGRAFRVASRCQVVKISHSTQTIRFVVPTLPEPASETLAPSVPTAHQEAAERTPEGQTWRCLPPSYLGIVTPLQPRTSLVYLICSPSGSTPSYNPAIGYALKRCRKKRRPLDAQGLKVKYKQFPIRLYDPTSNRILKNHPKGFVPYTSPPRCVRHLFRSLSLDLNADRPLGWGGIGSFRIKGQRSLNKPLGQGKGTKDTVGRRGRTAQTPPTFPHSRGGRRDRRRPSSIKKRTRDKAPAHTAQERRPTPSRTRQ, from the exons ATGTCAGAGCGTGATGAAG GTGACCAAAAGGAGAATTCCACTAGCAG GATGTGTGGGGAGTGTCAGCCAGGACCGTCTGGGTGTGAGCCGAGCAGACAGGGTTACTGTGGATACTGCAGAGTCCTCTACAACAACCTGCACCAG CACCTGTCCAGTCTCAGACACCTGGATTCTGTCCGTGCATCGCCCCGAGGCTCCAGCACTGTCTCCTCTTCCATCAGCAGCACAAGCAAACTAACTCTGCTGGAACGCTTCCTGCAGGATGTGCTGCAACACCACCCGCATCGCTACAACGACCCCAG ACCATCTCATGCTGACCTCCCGCCAGTCTGTACCCCTTTTTTTCCAAGGACAGAACTTAATGAACTCGGTTTCTGTGACGATGACAGGCGGTCGCTGGGGACCTGTGAACATCTGTCCAGTTCTGACAACGCCGCCAACCAACCGGTCAATCAGAAGGAAGACAACCGCACACAGAGTCAATTATTCACAGGGTTTGGGAGTCAGCAGGCGCTGTCTGGGCCAATCAGAGAGCAAGAAGACAGAGACATCCTCACCGCAGGGAACATAATGTCGTCGCAAGTACACACCCCGCCCCCACACCATCAGGCCCCGTCACCTGTTCACAGGAAGGCCCACAGGAAGACCAACAGGAGGAAAACCACCGGCACCACCTCAGTACCGCGTCCAGACACTGGTCGCGGAGTAAACCCCGGTTCCCGGTCCTCCTTCCCCtggcagagggagggaagggaggcatTTTCCTTGGGTCGGACCATGGAggag CAGGAGAAGTCAGAGAGCTTCGAGTTCAGCCTTcccgtctccatggaaacacaaAGTGAGGACTGGGACACACCTGTGCAG AGAGAACCAATACGGGACGCACCTATCCAGGTGAGCACTGCACGGGGGCACGACCTGAGCGGTCTGATGGACGTGGAGGTGGCCCTGGAAGACCAGGTTTACTCCTGCCAGCTAGACTCAGCCCTCCACAGTGAGCGACGGTCAAGCGGCAGGGCCCAGATGGACTTGGGCTTCTGGACTTTGCCGATAGAGGAGGTCTTACCGGCTCCGGAACATATCCCAGAATCTTTCAAGGGGAAGACCTGGACCCAGATTGAACAGGAGGACGAGGGAAGAGTTGACAAGCTGGTCCGACAGTTCAGACGGGGGCAATTCATCTGCTACTTTGACACAGAGTCTCTGGCCAT GTACGGGAGGAGGGGTGAAaacaaggaggaggagccaaCCAATAGTATCCTGCCGTTATTAGACTGCAATGACAATGCCTCACCGTACGTTAGGAGGAGAAAGGGGCGGGCATTCAGAGTAGCGTCCAGGTGTCAG GTTGTCAAAATCAGCCACAGCACTCAGACGATACGATTCGTCGTCCCAACCCTCCCTGAACCAGCTTCGGAGACCCTGGCCCCTAGCGTCCCTACAGCCCATcaggaagcagcagagaggactCCCGAGGGGCAGACATGGCGCTGCCTTCCGCCATCATACTTGGGTATCGTCACACCTCTGCAGCCTCGCACCTCTCTGGTCTACCTGATCTGCTCCCCCTCAGGCTCCACCCCCTCCTACAACCCTGCAATAGGCTATGCCCTCAAACGATGTAGGAAGAAGAGGCGTCCCTTAGACGCTCAAGGGTTAAAGGTCAAATACAAACAGTTTCCTATCAGGTTGTACGACCCCACCAGCAATCGCATCCTGAAAAATCACCCGAAAGGCTTTGTTCCTTACACCTCCCCCCCACGGTGCGTCCGTCACCTTTTCAGAAGTCTTAGTCTAGACCTGAACGCCGACAGGCCGCTTGGTTGGGGGGGCATAGGGTCCTTCAGgatcaaaggtcagaggtcattaaaCAAGCCCTTAGGCCAAGGCAAAGGTACTAAGGACACAGtcgggaggcgggggaggacaGCTCAAACCCCGCCCACTTTTCCTCAtagcaggggggggaggagggataGGAGACGTCCCTCCTCCATAAAGAAGAGAACCAGGGATAAGGCCCCCGCACACACAGCCCAGGAGAGAAGGCCTACGCCGAGCAGGACCCGGCAGTAA
- the zdbf2 gene encoding DBF4-type zinc finger-containing protein 2 isoform X5 yields MSERDEGDQKENSTSRMCGECQPGPSGCEPSRQGYCGYCRVLYNNLHQHLSSLRHLDSVRASPRGSSTVSSSISSTSKLTLLERFLQDVLQHHPHRYNDPRRSLGTCEHLSSSDNAANQPVNQKEDNRTQSQLFTGFGSQQALSGPIREQEDRDILTAGNIMSSQVHTPPPHHQAPSPVHRKAHRKTNRRKTTGTTSVPRPDTGRGVNPGSRSSFPWQREGREAFSLGRTMEEVIQVCCHGVGSILYQQEKSESFEFSLPVSMETQSEDWDTPVQREPIRDAPIQVSTARGHDLSGLMDVEVALEDQVYSCQLDSALHSERRSSGRAQMDLGFWTLPIEEVLPAPEHIPESFKGKTWTQIEQEDEGRVDKLVRQFRRGQFICYFDTESLAMYGRRGENKEEEPTNSILPLLDCNDNASPYVRRRKGRAFRVASRCQVVKISHSTQTIRFVVPTLPEPASETLAPSVPTAHQEAAERTPEGQTWRCLPPSYLGIVTPLQPRTSLVYLICSPSGSTPSYNPAIGYALKRCRKKRRPLDAQGLKVKYKQFPIRLYDPTSNRILKNHPKGFVPYTSPPRCVRHLFRSLSLDLNADRPLGWGGIGSFRIKGQRSLNKPLGQGKGTKDTVGRRGRTAQTPPTFPHSRGGRRDRRRPSSIKKRTRDKAPAHTAQERRPTPSRTRQ; encoded by the exons ATGTCAGAGCGTGATGAAG GTGACCAAAAGGAGAATTCCACTAGCAG GATGTGTGGGGAGTGTCAGCCAGGACCGTCTGGGTGTGAGCCGAGCAGACAGGGTTACTGTGGATACTGCAGAGTCCTCTACAACAACCTGCACCAG CACCTGTCCAGTCTCAGACACCTGGATTCTGTCCGTGCATCGCCCCGAGGCTCCAGCACTGTCTCCTCTTCCATCAGCAGCACAAGCAAACTAACTCTGCTGGAACGCTTCCTGCAGGATGTGCTGCAACACCACCCGCATCGCTACAACGACCCCAG GCGGTCGCTGGGGACCTGTGAACATCTGTCCAGTTCTGACAACGCCGCCAACCAACCGGTCAATCAGAAGGAAGACAACCGCACACAGAGTCAATTATTCACAGGGTTTGGGAGTCAGCAGGCGCTGTCTGGGCCAATCAGAGAGCAAGAAGACAGAGACATCCTCACCGCAGGGAACATAATGTCGTCGCAAGTACACACCCCGCCCCCACACCATCAGGCCCCGTCACCTGTTCACAGGAAGGCCCACAGGAAGACCAACAGGAGGAAAACCACCGGCACCACCTCAGTACCGCGTCCAGACACTGGTCGCGGAGTAAACCCCGGTTCCCGGTCCTCCTTCCCCtggcagagggagggaagggaggcatTTTCCTTGGGTCGGACCATGGAggag GTGATCCAGGTCTGTTGCCATGGTGTCGGTTCCATTCTCTACCAGCAGGAGAAGTCAGAGAGCTTCGAGTTCAGCCTTcccgtctccatggaaacacaaAGTGAGGACTGGGACACACCTGTGCAG AGAGAACCAATACGGGACGCACCTATCCAGGTGAGCACTGCACGGGGGCACGACCTGAGCGGTCTGATGGACGTGGAGGTGGCCCTGGAAGACCAGGTTTACTCCTGCCAGCTAGACTCAGCCCTCCACAGTGAGCGACGGTCAAGCGGCAGGGCCCAGATGGACTTGGGCTTCTGGACTTTGCCGATAGAGGAGGTCTTACCGGCTCCGGAACATATCCCAGAATCTTTCAAGGGGAAGACCTGGACCCAGATTGAACAGGAGGACGAGGGAAGAGTTGACAAGCTGGTCCGACAGTTCAGACGGGGGCAATTCATCTGCTACTTTGACACAGAGTCTCTGGCCAT GTACGGGAGGAGGGGTGAAaacaaggaggaggagccaaCCAATAGTATCCTGCCGTTATTAGACTGCAATGACAATGCCTCACCGTACGTTAGGAGGAGAAAGGGGCGGGCATTCAGAGTAGCGTCCAGGTGTCAG GTTGTCAAAATCAGCCACAGCACTCAGACGATACGATTCGTCGTCCCAACCCTCCCTGAACCAGCTTCGGAGACCCTGGCCCCTAGCGTCCCTACAGCCCATcaggaagcagcagagaggactCCCGAGGGGCAGACATGGCGCTGCCTTCCGCCATCATACTTGGGTATCGTCACACCTCTGCAGCCTCGCACCTCTCTGGTCTACCTGATCTGCTCCCCCTCAGGCTCCACCCCCTCCTACAACCCTGCAATAGGCTATGCCCTCAAACGATGTAGGAAGAAGAGGCGTCCCTTAGACGCTCAAGGGTTAAAGGTCAAATACAAACAGTTTCCTATCAGGTTGTACGACCCCACCAGCAATCGCATCCTGAAAAATCACCCGAAAGGCTTTGTTCCTTACACCTCCCCCCCACGGTGCGTCCGTCACCTTTTCAGAAGTCTTAGTCTAGACCTGAACGCCGACAGGCCGCTTGGTTGGGGGGGCATAGGGTCCTTCAGgatcaaaggtcagaggtcattaaaCAAGCCCTTAGGCCAAGGCAAAGGTACTAAGGACACAGtcgggaggcgggggaggacaGCTCAAACCCCGCCCACTTTTCCTCAtagcaggggggggaggagggataGGAGACGTCCCTCCTCCATAAAGAAGAGAACCAGGGATAAGGCCCCCGCACACACAGCCCAGGAGAGAAGGCCTACGCCGAGCAGGACCCGGCAGTAA